In the genome of Massilia sp. PAMC28688, one region contains:
- the thrS gene encoding threonine--tRNA ligase: MVSVRLPDGSERQFDGPVTVAQVAASIGTGLAKAALAGKVDGKVVDTSHLIEKNADLAIITDKDPEGLDVIRHSTAHLLAHAVKELFPDAQVTIGPVIENGFYYDFSYKRPFTPEDLAAIEKKMTELARKDEKVARSVMPRDEAVAYFKSIGEAYKAEIIASIPAGEDVSLYGQGGFTDLCRGPHVPSTGKLKVFKLMKLAGAYWRGDSKNEMLQRVYGTAWARKEDQELYLHNLEEAEKRDHRKLGKLLDLFHFQEEAPGLIFWHPKGWTIWQMVEQYMRKKYQDNGYLEVKAPQILDRTLWEKTGHWENYRENMFSTESENRSYALKPMNCPGHIQIYNSGMKSYRDLPLRFGEFGQCHRNEPSGALHGMMRVRGFTQDDGHIFCTEEQIAPEVTAFHAQAMEVYDDFGFENIDVKIALRPDNRIGSEEVWDTAEEALRSALRSCGVQWTELPGEGAFYGPKIEYHLKDSLGRPWQVGTMQVDFSMPARLGAEYTGDDNKPRVPVMLHRAIVGSLERFIGILIENHAGAMPLWLAPLQVSVLNISDAQAEYTKEIAAQLRKAGYRVHADLRNEKITYKIREHSVQKVPYILVIGDKERDANTVAVRARGNVDLGVMSVEALLERLKQEVDSKA, encoded by the coding sequence ATGGTTTCAGTCCGCCTTCCCGATGGTTCCGAGCGCCAGTTTGACGGCCCAGTCACCGTAGCCCAGGTTGCAGCGAGCATCGGCACCGGACTGGCCAAGGCCGCGCTGGCCGGCAAGGTCGATGGCAAGGTGGTCGACACGTCCCACCTGATCGAGAAAAACGCTGACCTTGCCATCATTACCGACAAGGACCCGGAAGGGCTGGACGTGATTCGCCATTCCACGGCCCACCTGCTGGCGCATGCGGTCAAGGAACTGTTTCCGGATGCCCAGGTCACCATTGGCCCGGTCATCGAAAACGGCTTTTACTACGACTTTTCATACAAGCGCCCGTTCACGCCGGAAGACCTGGCGGCGATCGAGAAAAAGATGACGGAGCTGGCCAGGAAGGACGAGAAGGTGGCGCGCTCGGTCATGCCGCGCGACGAAGCGGTGGCGTATTTCAAGTCCATTGGCGAAGCCTACAAGGCGGAAATTATCGCGTCCATTCCCGCGGGCGAAGACGTGTCCCTGTACGGGCAGGGCGGCTTTACCGACCTGTGCCGCGGTCCGCACGTCCCATCCACGGGCAAGCTCAAGGTCTTCAAGCTGATGAAACTTGCCGGCGCCTACTGGCGTGGCGACTCCAAGAATGAAATGCTGCAGCGCGTGTACGGCACGGCCTGGGCCAGGAAGGAAGACCAGGAGCTGTACCTGCACAACCTGGAAGAAGCGGAAAAGCGCGACCACCGCAAGCTGGGCAAGCTGCTCGACCTGTTCCACTTCCAGGAAGAAGCGCCAGGCTTGATTTTCTGGCACCCCAAGGGCTGGACCATCTGGCAGATGGTGGAACAGTACATGCGCAAGAAGTACCAGGACAATGGCTACCTGGAAGTAAAGGCGCCGCAAATCCTGGACCGCACGCTGTGGGAAAAGACGGGCCACTGGGAAAACTACCGTGAAAACATGTTTTCCACGGAGTCGGAAAACCGTAGCTACGCGCTCAAGCCGATGAACTGCCCGGGCCACATCCAGATCTACAACTCCGGCATGAAGAGCTACCGCGATTTGCCGCTGCGCTTTGGCGAATTTGGCCAGTGCCACCGCAACGAGCCGTCGGGCGCGCTGCACGGCATGATGCGGGTGCGCGGCTTTACCCAGGATGACGGCCACATTTTCTGCACCGAAGAGCAGATCGCGCCGGAAGTGACGGCCTTCCACGCCCAGGCCATGGAAGTGTATGACGACTTTGGCTTCGAGAATATCGATGTCAAGATTGCCCTGCGTCCCGACAACCGCATTGGCTCGGAAGAAGTGTGGGACACGGCCGAAGAGGCGCTGCGCTCGGCCCTGCGTTCCTGCGGCGTGCAGTGGACGGAGCTGCCGGGCGAGGGCGCATTCTACGGTCCCAAGATCGAATACCACCTCAAGGATAGTCTTGGCCGTCCCTGGCAGGTCGGCACCATGCAGGTGGACTTTTCCATGCCGGCCCGCCTTGGCGCCGAGTACACGGGCGACGACAACAAGCCGCGCGTGCCGGTCATGCTGCACCGCGCGATTGTCGGTTCGCTGGAACGTTTCATTGGCATCCTGATCGAAAACCATGCGGGCGCCATGCCGCTGTGGCTGGCGCCGCTGCAAGTGTCGGTCTTGAATATTTCCGACGCGCAAGCCGAGTACACCAAGGAAATCGCCGCCCAGTTGAGGAAAGCGGGATACCGTGTTCACGCTGATTTGCGGAACGAGAAGATTACCTATAAAATACGCGAACATTCCGTCCAAAAAGTGCCTTACATTCTTGTAATCGGCGATAAAGAGCGGGATGCCAACACTGTGGCCGTGCGCGCACGGGGCAATGTCGATCTGGGCGTCATGTCGGTCGAGGCCCTGCTGGAGCGACTCAAGCAAGAGGTCGATTCCAAAGCGTAA
- the infC gene encoding translation initiation factor IF-3, whose product MLKGNNIATDKSHRINGEITAPEMRLTGVDNEPLGIVSLAEAFRLAEEANVDLVEIAPTAQPPVCRLMDYGKFKYSEQKKAHEAKLKQKIILVKEVKFRPGTDDGDYNIKLRNLIKFLDEGDKTKITLRFRGREMAHQDIGFRMLERLKADLEPYGQVEQFPKMEGRQMIMILSPKKKK is encoded by the coding sequence ATTTTAAAAGGAAACAACATAGCTACTGACAAGTCACATCGCATCAACGGCGAAATCACCGCCCCTGAAATGCGTTTAACCGGGGTCGATAACGAGCCGCTTGGCATTGTGAGCCTGGCGGAAGCGTTCCGGCTGGCCGAAGAGGCAAACGTCGACCTGGTGGAGATCGCGCCCACTGCGCAACCGCCGGTATGCCGCTTGATGGACTACGGCAAGTTCAAGTATTCGGAGCAAAAGAAAGCTCACGAAGCCAAGCTCAAGCAAAAGATCATCCTCGTGAAGGAAGTTAAATTCCGTCCGGGTACCGATGATGGCGACTACAACATCAAGCTGCGCAACCTGATCAAGTTCCTTGACGAAGGCGATAAAACCAAGATCACGCTGCGTTTCCGCGGCCGTGAGATGGCGCACCAGGACATTGGTTTCCGCATGCTCGAGCGCCTGAAGGCCGACCTTGAGCCGTATGGCCAGGTTGAGCAATTTCCCAAGATGGAAGGGCGCCAGATGATCATGATCCTGTCGCCGAAAAAGAAGAAGTAA
- a CDS encoding IS5 family transposase, with protein sequence MQKSFSDLEYAAKKKLTRRDRFLAEIDVATPWGKLHKLIEPHYPKVTGAGRPPIGLARMLRMYVAQQCFGLSDEGIEDAIYDSQAIRAFVGIDLNRESAPDATTLLKFRHLLEAKGLTQKIFEAINAHLAAKGLMMREGTIVDATLIAAPPSTKNKDGERDPEMHQSKKGNDWHFGMKAHIGVDAASGLVHTVVGTAGNVSDVTQAHALLHGDEVAAFGDAGYQGVEKRAENIGKPVTWHVAMKRAKRKALPKNKLGRMTEKLEHLKASVRAKVEHPFHVIKNLFRHRKTRYRGLAKNTAQLFTLFGFANLVLAGRRFTITETRRAS encoded by the coding sequence ATGCAAAAGAGCTTTTCCGACCTTGAGTACGCCGCTAAGAAGAAGCTGACGCGCCGCGACCGCTTCCTCGCTGAGATCGACGTGGCGACGCCGTGGGGCAAGCTGCATAAGCTGATCGAGCCGCACTATCCGAAGGTGACTGGTGCAGGCCGTCCGCCGATCGGCTTGGCGCGCATGCTGCGCATGTATGTGGCCCAGCAGTGTTTTGGTCTGTCCGATGAGGGTATTGAGGACGCCATTTACGACAGCCAGGCGATCCGCGCTTTTGTTGGTATAGACCTCAATCGCGAGAGCGCACCGGACGCGACGACGCTGCTCAAGTTTCGCCACTTGCTCGAAGCAAAGGGGCTGACGCAGAAGATCTTCGAAGCGATCAACGCGCACCTGGCGGCCAAAGGATTGATGATGCGCGAAGGGACCATTGTGGATGCCACCTTGATTGCCGCGCCACCGTCGACCAAAAACAAAGACGGCGAGCGCGACCCGGAAATGCACCAATCGAAGAAGGGCAATGACTGGCATTTCGGGATGAAAGCGCACATCGGCGTTGACGCTGCATCGGGCCTTGTGCATACCGTCGTGGGCACCGCTGGCAATGTCTCCGATGTGACGCAAGCACACGCTCTGCTGCACGGCGATGAAGTGGCGGCCTTTGGCGACGCCGGTTATCAGGGTGTTGAAAAGCGGGCCGAGAACATCGGCAAACCGGTGACTTGGCACGTGGCGATGAAGCGCGCTAAACGCAAGGCGCTGCCGAAGAACAAGCTTGGCCGCATGACCGAGAAGCTTGAGCATCTCAAGGCGAGCGTGCGCGCGAAAGTCGAGCATCCATTTCATGTCATCAAGAACCTGTTCCGTCATCGGAAGACGCGTTACCGTGGTTTGGCGAAGAACACCGCCCAGTTGTTCACGCTGTTCGGCTTCGCCAATCTGGTACTGGCCGGCAGGCGATTTACGATCACTGAAACCCGAAGAGCGTCCTGA
- a CDS encoding DUF2846 domain-containing protein, which yields MHLIRLAPLAALLLAGCATHVPRAAAPAAVAVARVIPLADPQACSIVLYRGTALVGRLHPDAPVLYVDGQPIAPLKVGETLCVEVIDGRHDIVMRERRMTVPVGFSNSLPHKFPGTGPLYLHYGQAASGKSIVTFFEKSSAERYQARSQKTP from the coding sequence ATGCACCTGATTCGCCTTGCGCCGCTGGCAGCCCTCCTGCTGGCCGGCTGCGCCACCCATGTTCCCCGCGCCGCCGCGCCGGCAGCGGTTGCCGTTGCCCGCGTGATCCCCCTGGCCGATCCGCAAGCCTGTTCGATCGTGCTCTATCGCGGCACCGCCCTGGTGGGCCGCCTGCATCCCGACGCACCGGTGCTGTACGTCGACGGCCAGCCGATCGCCCCGCTCAAGGTGGGGGAAACGCTGTGCGTGGAAGTGATCGATGGCCGGCATGACATTGTCATGCGTGAGCGCCGCATGACGGTGCCGGTGGGTTTCAGCAATAGCCTGCCGCACAAATTCCCCGGTACCGGGCCCCTGTACCTGCATTACGGCCAGGCGGCAAGCGGCAAGTCCATCGTCACCTTCTTTGAAAAGTCGAGCGCCGAGCGCTACCAGGCGCGGTCGCAGAAGACGCCCTGA
- the rpmI gene encoding 50S ribosomal protein L35 — translation MPKMKTKSSAKKRFRVRPGGTVKSGHAFKRHILTKKTTKNKRQLRGTRNINASDVTSVMRMMPSA, via the coding sequence ATGCCAAAAATGAAGACCAAAAGCTCCGCGAAGAAACGTTTTCGCGTGCGTCCAGGTGGAACCGTCAAGTCGGGTCACGCTTTCAAGCGCCACATCCTGACCAAGAAGACCACCAAGAACAAGCGCCAGCTGCGCGGCACCCGCAACATCAACGCATCGGATGTCACGTCCGTCATGCGCATGATGCCATCTGCTTAA
- the rplT gene encoding 50S ribosomal protein L20 — MPRVKRGVTARARHKKILVQAKGYRGRRSRVYRVAKQAVMRAGQYAYRDRRNKKRVFRRLWIARINAASREHGVTYSVFMNGLKKASIELDRKVLADMAVMDKPAFAAIVNAVKAKIAA; from the coding sequence ATGCCTAGAGTAAAACGTGGGGTTACAGCTCGTGCCCGTCATAAAAAGATTCTTGTACAAGCTAAAGGCTACCGTGGTCGCCGCAGCCGCGTGTATCGTGTTGCCAAGCAAGCAGTCATGCGCGCTGGCCAGTACGCTTACCGCGATCGCCGTAACAAGAAGCGCGTATTCCGCCGCCTGTGGATCGCCCGTATCAACGCCGCTTCCCGTGAGCATGGCGTGACGTACAGCGTATTCATGAACGGTCTGAAGAAAGCATCGATCGAACTGGACCGTAAAGTCCTGGCCGATATGGCTGTGATGGACAAGCCGGCCTTCGCCGCGATTGTCAACGCAGTGAAAGCAAAGATCGCTGCGTAA
- the pheS gene encoding phenylalanine--tRNA ligase subunit alpha, whose amino-acid sequence MNSLDNLVVSAQADFLAAEDAAALENAKARYLGKTGQITEQMKGLGKLDPDQKKAQGALINAAKVQIEAALTARRDALANAQLEARLNAEAIDVTLPGRGRAMGGIHPVMRSWERIEEIFRSIGFDVADGPEIETDWTNFTALNSPENHPARSMQDTFYVEGQDSTGKPLLLRTHTSPMQVRYARTHTPPIKVIAPGRTYRVDSDATHSPMFHQVEGLWIAEDISFADLKGVYLNFVKAFFETDDLQVRFRPSYFPFTEPSAEIDIAFGSGPLKGRWLEVSGAGQVHPTVVKNFGLDPEKFIGFAFGSGIERLTMLRYGINDLRLFYEGDLRFLKQFN is encoded by the coding sequence ATGAATTCCCTCGACAACCTCGTCGTGTCGGCCCAGGCTGACTTTCTCGCCGCCGAAGACGCTGCCGCACTGGAAAACGCCAAGGCCCGATACCTTGGCAAGACCGGCCAGATCACCGAGCAGATGAAGGGGCTGGGCAAGCTTGACCCGGACCAGAAAAAGGCGCAGGGCGCCCTCATCAATGCCGCCAAGGTGCAGATCGAAGCCGCGCTGACCGCGCGCCGTGATGCCCTGGCCAATGCCCAGCTCGAAGCACGCCTCAATGCCGAAGCCATCGATGTCACCCTGCCGGGCCGTGGCCGCGCCATGGGCGGCATCCACCCAGTCATGCGCAGCTGGGAGCGGATCGAGGAAATCTTCCGTTCCATCGGTTTCGATGTGGCCGACGGCCCCGAGATCGAGACCGACTGGACCAATTTCACCGCCCTGAACAGCCCGGAAAACCATCCGGCCCGTTCCATGCAGGATACCTTTTATGTGGAAGGCCAGGACAGCACCGGGAAGCCTTTGCTGCTGCGCACCCACACCAGCCCGATGCAGGTGCGCTACGCGCGCACCCACACCCCGCCCATCAAGGTGATCGCGCCGGGCCGCACGTACCGCGTCGACAGCGATGCGACGCACTCGCCCATGTTCCACCAGGTCGAAGGCCTGTGGATTGCCGAAGACATTTCTTTCGCTGACTTGAAAGGTGTGTACCTGAATTTTGTGAAAGCGTTTTTCGAGACCGACGACCTGCAGGTGCGCTTCCGCCCGTCCTACTTCCCGTTCACGGAACCCTCGGCCGAGATCGACATTGCCTTTGGCAGCGGACCGCTCAAGGGCCGCTGGCTCGAAGTGTCCGGCGCCGGCCAGGTCCACCCGACGGTGGTGAAGAACTTTGGCCTCGATCCGGAAAAGTTCATCGGCTTTGCCTTCGGTTCGGGCATCGAGCGCCTGACCATGCTGCGCTACGGGATCAATGACCTGCGCCTGTTCTATGAAGGCGATCTGCGCTTCCTGAAGCAATTTAACTAA